From Pagrus major chromosome 6, Pma_NU_1.0, one genomic window encodes:
- the LOC140997970 gene encoding general transcription factor II-I repeat domain-containing protein 2A-like, producing the protein MATVKKRKVDAECRVFQEKWTDDFFFVEVKGKPVCLVCGEALAVMKKANVERHYSSKHAKLDELKGQMRLDKINALRRSLGAQQAAFTRPQTDRENITRASFVVSELIATKLKPHAEGEFVKECLVAAAELLAPDKVKLFQSVSLSRRTVSERITDMAQDIEKTLKNTARDFEYFSLACDETTDITHTAQLAIFLRGITSEFETKEELLSLQAMHGTTKGEDLFNQVIVAMNNFELPFEKLSGIATDGAPAMVGAQKGLTALVKKEMSRLSLDPSDLVVCHCIIHQESLCAHSLKLNNVMKTVVSTINFIKSRGLNNRQFKELLSELESEYGDLVYHCEVRWLSRANMLARFYTLREEVRRFMEMKGKPVMELSDGKFLRDLAFMVDISKHLSELNIKLQGPNQLISSLLSNVKSFEVKLRLWQGQLERGNTVHFPTLQEQKPDVTTEYAGECAKLIQAFDERFHDVKNIQKELDVFATPFNVQPSDVPDNLQMEIIDLQNNNELKAKYHNLSLLDFYKLYVRAEDFPILRRHALKFASLFGTTYRCEQFFSKLTLAKTRFRSRLTDSNLENQLRVASSSLPADIRRLAREKQFQPSH; encoded by the coding sequence ATGGCGACTGTCAAGAAAAGGAAGGTGGACGCAGAATGCCGCGTATTTCAGGAAAAATGGACAgatgactttttctttgttgaagTGAAAGGCAAGCCAGTGTGCCTAGTTTGTGGCGAGGCGCTTGCGGTGATGAAAAAGGCCAATGTCGAGCGCCATTACAGCTCGAAACACGCTAAACTCGACGAGTTGAAAGGACAAATGCGTTTGGATAAAATTAACGCTCTTCGTCGGAGTTTGGGTGCTCAACAAGCAGCTTTCACACGgccacagactgacagagagaatATTACGCGTGCAAGTTTTGTGGTGAGTGAACTGATAGCCACGAAGCTGAAACCTCACGCTGAAGGAGAGTTCGTGAAGGAGTGCCTCGTAGCCGCCGCGGAGCTGCTCGCGCCCGAcaaagtgaaattatttcaaagcGTCAGTTTGTCCCGGAGAACCGTTTCAGAAAGGATTACTGATATGGCGCAAGATATTGAAAAAACACTCAAGAACACTGCAAGAGACTTTGAGTATTTTTCTCTGGCCTGTGACGAGACAacagacatcacacacacagcgcagCTTGCCATTTTTCTGCGTGGGATTACGTCTGAGTTTGAAACAAAGGAGGAGTTGCTGTCTTTGCAAGCCATGCATGGCACTACTAAAGGTGAGGATTTGTTCAATCAAGTTATTGTGGCCATGAACAATTTTGAACTGCCATTTGAGAAGTTGAGCGGCATCGCCACTGACGGAGCTCCCGCAATGGTTGGCGCGCAAAAAGGATTGACTGCTTTagtcaaaaaagaaatgagCCGACTGAGTCTGGATCCAAGTGATTTAGTTGTATGCCACTGTATCATACATCAAGAGAGTTTGTGTGCACATTCCCTGAAGCTTAACAATGTGATGAAAACAGTTGTGTCCACCATAAACTTCATTAAAAGCAGAGGGCTGAACAACCGCCAGTTCAAGGAGTTACTCAGCGAGCTTGAGTCAGAGTACGGTGATCTGGTTTATCATTGTGAAGTGCGATGGCTGAGTCGTGCAAATATGCTCGCACGGTTTTATACACTGCGGGAAGAAGTCAGACGCTTCATGGAGATGAAGGGTAAACCTGTCATGGAGCTCAGTGATGGCAAGTTCCTCCGTGATCTGGCCTTCATGGTGGACATCAGCAAGCACCTGTCAGAGCTAAACATCAAGCTGCAAGGTCCCAACCAGCTCATCAGCTCTCTGCTTTCAAATGTGAAATCATTTGAAGTGAAGTTAAGGCTGTGGCAAGGACAGCTGGAAAGGGGAAACACTGTGCACTTTCCCACCCTACAAGAACAAAAGCCTGATGTTACGACTGAATATGCTGGTGAGTGTGCAAAACTCATCCAGGCATTTGATGAGAGGTTTCATGATGTGAAAAATATACAAAAGGAACTCGACGTGTTTGCGACACCATTTAATGTGCAACCGTCTGATGTGCCAGACAACCTCCAAATGGAAATAATTgatctgcaaaacaacaacgaGCTCAAAGCCAAGTACCACAACCTTTCTCTGCTGGACTTTTACAAACTGTATGTTCGTGCTGAGGATTTTCCCATCCTGAGGAGACATGCCCTGAAGTTTGCATCTCTGTTTGGGACAACGTATCGCTGTGAACAGTTCTTTTCAAAACTGACTCTTGCAAAGACTCGCTTCCGCTCAAGACTGACTGACTCAAACTTGGAAAACCAGCTTCGAGTAGCATCATCATCACtgccagctgacatcagacgCCTTGCTAGAGAAAAACAGTTCCAGCCATCACATTAG